The Sulfurospirillum sp. UCH001 genome segment GCGTTTAACATTTTGGTAGTTTAAACCATGTCCTGCAGCTACTTTAAGCCCTAATTGATGAGCAAGCTTTGAAGCATGTTCAAGTTCATGCGTTGCTTCAAGCAGTTTGATAGTGAGTGTTTCTCTATCGACTTCAAGCTCTTTAATGCTATGACGAGAGCGAGAAAGGTTAGAGTAAAGCATCGCATAAATATTGGCATACAAACCTGTGTGTAGTTCAACCCATTGTGCTTTGATCTCATGGGCAGCTTCAATCATCGCACTGTTTGGATCGATAAAAAGAGAAAGTTCAATATGCTCTTTTTTGAGCCTTTGTGCGATCTCTTTCATTATCTCTTTATTTTTGAGCACATCAAGGCCACCCTCTGTGGTTACTTCTTCACGCTTTTCAGGCACCAATGTAGCGCGGTGAGGGCGAAATTCAATGACTTTTTCGATAATTTCAGGGGTAATCGAACACTCCAAATTGACAGGTAATTGAGAGATTTCAATAATCTTTTTAGCATCATCATCATTAATATGACGTCTATCTTCTCTTAAATGGATGGTAATTTGATCCGCACCAGCACGTTTTGCTAAAGAGAGGGCATCAA includes the following:
- a CDS encoding pyridoxine 5'-phosphate synthase yields the protein MLLGVNIDHIAVLREARKINDPDPLDALSLAKRAGADQITIHLREDRRHINDDDAKKIIEISQLPVNLECSITPEIIEKVIEFRPHRATLVPEKREEVTTEGGLDVLKNKEIMKEIAQRLKKEHIELSLFIDPNSAMIEAAHEIKAQWVELHTGLYANIYAMLYSNLSRSRHSIKELEVDRETLTIKLLEATHELEHASKLAHQLGLKVAAGHGLNYQNVKRILEIKEISELNIGQSIIARSVFTGFEQAVKEMLGLLK